AAGAAGCACAGCGTAAAGAAGCAGCTCGCCGTCGTGAACAAACTCGACCAATCCGTAAAAATATTGAAAAGGTTGAATCTCAAATTGAAAAGCTTCAGCCACGTCTTGCTGAAATCGAAGAAGCTTTAGCAGATACTTCATTATATGAAGCTAATCGTAAGGACGATTTGCTTAAACTGATGAATGAGCAAACCGAACTCAAAGCTAAGCTTGAACAATATGAAGAGCAACTCTTAGAACTCATGATGGAACTTGAGGAAATGGAAGCCTCATTTGAAAACTAAATATCTTGGCCAGTACTCGTATATTTAAGTATCTGTACTGGCTTTTATTTTTATTAGCTTATAAAAATATGAACGATCTCTAATAAAGTTTCATTCAGCTGTTAAATTTTTGAGATAGATTCAAATTTGATAACATATAAAACTTAAGCTACATCTTAAGGGTTGCCATACACAGATAATTTAACTAAATTCTGTAACTTCGTTTTACCCTTCTTGAGTAGGTATTTAATTCGGGATCAGACAAACTGAATGAATTTTATTGATTTTATTACTAATTTTGAACAATTTTTACCTATTTTGATTCAGGAGTATGGTGCATGGGTTTATGCCATACTCTTTTTGATTATTTTTTCTGAAACCGCTTTTGTGTTTATGTTCTTTTTACCTGGAGATAGCTTACTTTTAACTGTAGGTGCACTGTGCTCGGTGGTTGAACTGATGCATCTTGGTTATATGATTACTCTGCTCACCGTTGCAGCAACATTAGGCTATATCGTCAATTATTCTATTGGTCGCCATTTTGGAAACCGTATTTTTGAAGCAAAATCACGTTTTATTAAAAAAGAATATTTGAATAAAACGAAC
The window above is part of the Acinetobacter baumannii genome. Proteins encoded here:
- a CDS encoding VTT domain-containing protein, whose product is MNFIDFITNFEQFLPILIQEYGAWVYAILFLIIFSETAFVFMFFLPGDSLLLTVGALCSVVELMHLGYMITLLTVAATLGYIVNYSIGRHFGNRIFEAKSRFIKKEYLNKTNRYFLQHGGKTILLARFIPFARSFAPLAAGSSNMSYGKFLIYNVAGAILWICILLTAGYLFGHALIQVTDFVEN